The Euphorbia lathyris chromosome 8, ddEupLath1.1, whole genome shotgun sequence genome has a window encoding:
- the LOC136202784 gene encoding nuclear poly(A) polymerase 4 isoform X6 has product MAEEANAVIFTFGSYRLGVHGPGADIDTLCIGPSYVNREEDFFIILHDILAEMDEVTELQPVPDAHVPVMKFKFQGISIDLLYASISLLVVPEDLDISHGSVLYDIDEQTVRSLNGCRVADQILKLVPNIEHFRTTLRCLKFWAKRRGVYSNVTGFLGGVNWALLVARVCQLYPNAIPSMLVARFFRVYTQWRWPNPVMLCSIEEDELGFPVWDPRKNPRDRFHHMPIITPAYPCMNSSYNVSISTLRVMMEQFQCGNKICEEIEMNKIQWSSLFEPYLFFEAYKNYLQIDIIAADADDLLAWKGWVESRLRQLTLKIERDTNGMLQCHPYPSEFVHSSKRSPHCAFFMGLQRRQGVNGQEGQQFDIRKTVDEFRQDINMYMFWKPGMDVYVSHVRRRQLPAYVFPEGYKRPRTSRHQNPQTGKPGEDSAISQARSTEGHLKRKNDNEALDMMPGKPEKRVSISPQRLQSVSPDSSTDRSGETPLVRFCEGVALVCPTDGEVGSNAEGRSFGWQSDNGRGNLGNAMQVDHTVNVEFTLTSQDTMNQAGWRNGSEPTDLAAKAIPEQEFFDPCKISNSDERETHKFRSKDGNEDMLPASVEDADKGTSKRLMNSGRSILEFDGEQVKPCNQAAMLKKHAEGAIASNSSVRNLNCEGDMCVADPNSLMEHRCLNLSGELQNGLPEEIEVLHHYTCYVSSICAKEPDYFSV; this is encoded by the exons ATGGCGGAAGAAGCCAATGCTGTAATCTTTACATTTGGATCTTACCGCTTGGGG GTACATGGTCCTGGAGCTGACATTGACACCTTGTGCATTGGGCCATCTTATGTGAATCGAGAG GAAGAtttcttcattattttgcaTGACATACTGGCTGAAATGGATGAAGTCACAGAGCTTCAACCAGTTCCAGATGCTCATGTCCCAGTTATGAAATTCAAATTTCAGGGAATATCAATCGATCTTCTTTATGCAAGTATCTCTCTTTTGGTTGTGCCTGAA GACCTCGACATATCCCATGGCTCTGTGCTGTATGACATCGATGAGCAAACTGTTCGAAGTCTAAATGGGTGCAGGGTTGCAGATCAAATTCTTAAACTTGTACCAAATATTGAG cattttcgaacaacactaAGATGTTTGAAGTTCTGGGCTAAAAGACGAGGTGTTTATTCCAAT gttactggtttccttggAGGGGTAAATTGGGCTCTATTAGTTGCACGTGTGTGCCAACTCTATCCCAATGCAATTCCTAGCATGCTAGTTGCTCGATTTTTCAGAGTGTATACACAATGGCGCTGGCCAAATCCTGTGATGCTGTGttcaattgaagaagatgaacttggTTTTCCTGTTTGGGATCCTCGTAAAAACCCTCGGGATCGTTTTCATCATATGCCAATAATAACTCCTGCATATCCATGTATGAATTCTAGCTATAATGTTTCTATAAGTACTCTTCGAGTAATGATGGAGCAATTTCAATGTGGTAACAAAATATGTGAG GAGATCGAGATGAACAAGATTCAGTGGAGTTCTCTGTTTGAGCCTTATCTTTTCTTTGAGGCATATAAAAACTACCTGCAAATTGACATTATTGCAGCAGATGCTGATGACTTGCTGGCATGGAAAGGCTGGGTGGAGTCTCGGCTTAGACAACTTACCTTGAAG ATAGAACGAGATACAAATGGAATGTTGCAGTGTCATCCTTATCCTAGTGAGTTTGTACACTCATCCAAGCGATCCCCACATTGTGCTTTCTTCATGGGCTTGCAGAGGAGACAAGGAGTAAATGGTCAAGAAGGCCAGCAATTTGATATACGAAAAACAGTTGATGAGTTTAGGCAAGACATAAACATGTACATGTTCTGGAAACCAGGAATGGATGTTTATGTTTCTCATGTTCGTAGGAGGCAACTTCCTGCATATGTTTTTCCTGAGGGTTATAAACGGCCTCGAACATCAAGACATCAAAACCCACAGACAGGGAAACCTGGTGAAGATTCTGCAATATCTCAGGCTAGGTCTACCGAGGGACATCTCAAGCGAAAAAATGATAATGAAGCATTAGATATGATGCCAGGTAAACCCGAGAAACGGGTTTCTATAAGCCCACAAAGGCTGCAATCTGTTTCTCCAGATAGTAGTACAGATAGGTCTGGTGAAACACCTCTGGTTCGTTTCTGTGAAGGTGTTGCATTGGTTTGTCCAACCGATGGAGAGGTTGGTAGCAATGCTGAGGGCAGGTCATTTGGATGGCAGTCAGACAATGGAAGAGGTAACTTGGGGAATGCTATGCAGGTCGATCACACTGTTAATGTTGAGTTCACCTTAACTTCACAAGACACAATGAATCAAGCTGGATGGAGGAATGGAAGCGAGCCTACTGATCTGGCAGCTAAGGCCATTCCTGAGCAGGAATTTTTTGATCCATGCAAAATATCAAATTCTGATGAGAGGGAGACACATAAATTCAGGAGCAAGGATGGAAATGAGGATATGCTGCCAGCTTCTGTAGAGGATGCAGATAAAGGAACTTCCAAGAGATTAATGAATTCAGGGAGATCTATTTTGGAGTTCGATGGAGAGCAAGTCAAACCTTGTAATCAGGCAGCGATGCTCAAAAAACATGCTGAAGGTGCTATAGCTTCAAATTCCAGTGTTCGGAACCTCAATTGCGAG GGTGATATGTGTGTTGCAGATCCGAATTCACTAATGGAGCATAGATGTTTAAATTTGAGTGGAGAATTGCAAAATGGCTTGCCAGAAGAAATAGAG GTTCTGCACCACTATACGTGCTATGTTTCCAGTATCTGTGCTAAAGAACCTGACTATTTTTCTGTCTAA
- the LOC136202730 gene encoding receptor-like protein kinase HSL1, translating into MSLPFLPCFFFLLLPFTVLSQSEQSILLKLKRQLGNPPSLHNWISSSSPCTWPEIKCTAGSVTQLLLRDKNITAPIPATICDLKNLTTLDLAYNYIPLGFPTFLYNCSNLQFLDLSQNYFVGLLPDDIDRLSTLTYLDVGANNFSGNIPPAIGRLPELQTLYLYQNQFNGTFPKEIGNLSNLEYLAMPYNGFVPSEIPVEFGKLSKLKYMWIKNSNLIGSIPESFSDLSSLEHLDLAVNNLEGKIPDGLLSLENLTYLYLFHNNLSGEIPQKVEAFNLVEIDLGMNNLNGSIPQRFAKLQKLEVLHLYDNQLSGELPANISLLPNLKNFRVFTNKLSGVLPSEIGLHSKLEAFEVSTNRFSGQLPENLCAGGVLLGVVAFSNNLTGEVPQSLGNCSSLRTVQLYDNRLSGEIPSGIWTSINMTYLLLSDNSFSGNLPSSVAWNLSRLELSNNRFSGPIPSGISRWQGLVVLEASNNLFSGEIPVEVTSLKHLTSLLLDGNKLSGQLPSLMISWKSLTTLNLSRNELSGEIPEAMGSLPDLLYLDLSQNHFSSEIPSNFGGLKLAFLDLSSNQLSGKIPEEFDNLAYENSFRNNSKLCAISPVVDLPSCYSKPTNSDKISSKLLALILVLAITIFLVTAILTLFAFRDHLRKKQKREMALWKLTSFQRVDFTQANILASLTENNLIGSGGSGKVYRIDVERSGSTVAVKKIWKNRNCDEKLEKEFLSEVEILGGIRHANIVKLLCCISNEDSKLLVYEYMENQSLDRWLHGKGRSSSLSSTGIGTGTNSVVHHVVLDWPRRLQIAIGAAQGLHYMHHDCAPPIIHRDVKSSNILLDSEFQAKIADFGLAKTLAKQGDAHTMSSVAGSFGYIAPEYAYTTKVNQKIDVYSFGVVLLELVTGREPNEGDENSNLAEWAWRQIAEGKAAVNCFDPEIKEAHYLEEMATVFNLGVLCTSKLPSNRPSMKEVLQVLRRYSSKDNKQKKKMGSEFDVVPLLASATYLSSYKPDEEYNSNVKTSCLSFTVQ; encoded by the exons ATGTCTCTCCCATTCCTCCCTTgcttcttctttctcctcctaCCCTTCACTGTACTTTCACAATCAGAACAATCCATCCTTTTGAAACTCAAACGACAACTCGGTAATCCACCCTCTCTCCACAATTGGATCTCCTCGTCTTCCCCCTGCACTTGGCCGGAGATTAAATGCACCGCCGGCTCAGTCACTCAACTCCTACTTCGGGACAAAAACATCACCGCACCGATTCCGGCTACAATTTGTGACCTGAAAAACCTTACTACTCTTGATTTGGCTTATAACTATATCCCTCTCGGTTTCCCCACATTTCTATATAATTGCTCCAACCTCCAATTCTTAGATCTTTCTCAAAATTATTTTGTGGGTCTACTTCCTGATGACATTGATAGGCTTTCAACTCTTACATATTTAGACGTCGGAGCTAATAACTTCTCCGGTAATATCCCGCCTGCTATAGGTAGGTTACCGGAGTTACAGACGTTGTATCTGTATCAGAATCAGTTCAATGGCACGTTTCCTAAAGAAATTGGTAACTTATCTAATCTTGAGTATTTGGCCATGCCTTATAATGGGTTTGTGCCTTCTGAGATCCCGGTGGAATTTGGTAAGCTAAGCAAACTCAAGTACATGTGGATCAAAAATTCAAATTTGATCGGTTCAATTCCGGAGAGTTTTTCCGATCTTTCAAGTCTTGAGCATTTGGATTTGGCGGTAAACAATCTGGAAGGTAAAATTCCAGACGGATTGCTTTCGTTGGAGAATTTGACATATTTGTATCTATTTCACAACAATTTGTCAGGGGAGATTCCACAGAAAGTAGAAGCATTTAATTTGGTTGAAATTGATTTGGGGATGAACAATTTGAACGGTTCAATACCTCAAAGATTTGCCAAGTTACAGAAATTGGAGGTTCTTCATCTGTATGATAATCAATTGTCTGGTGAATTACCTGCAAACATAAGCCTACTTCCAAATCTGAAGAATTTCCGGGTTTTCACCAACAAGTTGAGTGGAGTTCTGCCATCAGAAATCGGCCTCCATTCCAAGCTCGAAGCTTTTGAGGTTTCAACCAATCGTTTCAGCGGCCAATTACCTGAAAATCTCTGTGCTGGCGGAGTTTTACTAGGTGTTGTTGCATTTTCAAATAATCTGACCGGAGAGGTGCCTCAGTCGCTCGGAAACTGTTCTAGTTTGCGCACGGTTCAGCTTTATGATAACAGATTATCTGGTGAGATACCTTCAGGTATTTGGACTTCTATCAATATGACATACTTGTTGCTAAGTGACAATTCATTTTCTGGTAATCTTCCAAGTTCTGTGGCTTGGAATTTATCCAGATTGGAGCTTAGTAACAATCGATTTTCTGGTCCAATTCCTAGTGGAATCTCCCGTTGGCAAGGTTTGGTTGTCTTGGAGGCGAGCAATAATCTGTTTTCTGGTGAAATTCCAGTGGAGGTAACCAGTTTGAAGCATCTTACTTCTCTTTTGCTTGATGGTAATAAACTTTCCGGTCAACTTCCTTCATTAATGATCTCCTGGAAATCATTGACTACTCTGAATCTGTCAAGAAATGAACTTTCCGGGGAAATCCCAGAAGCTATGGGTTCTTTACCTGATTTACTATATTTAGACTTGTCTCAGAACCATTTTTCCAGTGAAATCCCATCTAACTTTGGCGGATTAAAGCTTGCTTTCCTCGATTTGTCATCCAACCAACTGTCAGGGAAAATCCCTGAAGAGTTTGATAACCTTGCTTATGAGAACAGCTTCAGGAACAATTCTAAACTCTGTGCAATTAGTCCAGTTGTAGACCTTCCAAGTTGCTACAGCAAGCCTACAAATTCTGataaaatatcatcaaaacTTCTTGCTTTGATTCTTGTTCTTGCTATAACTATCTTCTTGGTTACTGCTATACTCACCTTGTTTGCATTTAGAGATCATCTGAGAAAGAAGCAAAAGCGCGAAATGGCCCTGTGGAAGCTGACTTCTTTCCAGAGGGTGGATTTCACACAAGCAAACATTTTAGCAAGTTTGACAGAAAATAATCTGATTGGAAGCGGAGGTTCTGGGAAGGTATACAGGATTGATGTAGAGCGGAGTGGATCTACTGTTGCTGTTAAGAAGATTTGGAAGAACAGAAACTGCGACGAGAAGCTAGAAAAAGAATTTCTATCAGAAGTTGAAATCCTGGGAGGAATTAGACACGCAAATATAGTGAAGCTGTTGTGCTGTATTTCAAATGAGGATTCAAAGCTTCTTGTTTATGAATACATGGAGAATCAAAGCCTTGATAGATGGCTTCACGGGAAGGGAAGATCATCATCATTATCATCGACAGGGATAGGGACAGGAACAAACTCGGTGGTTCATCATGTCGTCTTGGATTGGCCTAGGAGGTTGCAGATAGCCATAGGAGCTGCACAAGGTCTACACTATATGCACCACGATTGCGCCCCACCGATCATTCACAGAGACGTTAAGTCTAGCAATATATTGTTGGATTCTGAATTCCAGGCAAAAATAGCCGATTTCGGACTAGCCAAAACCTTGGCCAAGCAGGGAGATGCTCACACCATGTCTTCTGTAGCAGGCTCATTTGGTTACATTGCCCCCG AATATGCTTATACAACAAAAGTGAATCAGAAAATCGATGTTTATAGCTTTGGAGTTGTTCTGCTGGAACTAGTGACAGGAAGAGAACCAAACGAGGGAGATGAGAATAGCAACCTGGCGGAGTGGGCGTGGAGGCAAATTGCAGAGGGAAAGGCTGCAGTGAATTGCTTCGACCCGGAAATTAAGGAAGCGCATTACTTGGAAGAAATGGCTACTGTGTTTAATTTGGGGGTTTTATGCACTAGCAAATTACCATCTAATAGGCCTTCTATGAAGGAAGTATTGCAGGTTCTACGTAGATATTCATCCAAGGATAAcaaacagaagaagaagatgggAAGTGAGTTTGATGTTGTTCCTCTTCTTGCCTCTGCcacttatctttccagttaCAAGCCAGATGAAGAATATAATAGCAATGTTAAGACATCTTGTCTTTCTTTTActgtacagtaa
- the LOC136202784 gene encoding nuclear poly(A) polymerase 4 isoform X5: MKISSRVKIVKGWVKQLTRQRGYTDQMAEEANAVIFTFGSYRLGVHGPGADIDTLCIGPSYVNREEDFFIILHDILAEMDEVTELQPVPDAHVPVMKFKFQGISIDLLYASISLLVVPEDLDISHGSVLYDIDEQTVRSLNGCRVADQILKLVPNIEHFRTTLRCLKFWAKRRGVYSNVTGFLGGVNWALLVARVCQLYPNAIPSMLVARFFRVYTQWRWPNPVMLCSIEEDELGFPVWDPRKNPRDRFHHMPIITPAYPCMNSSYNVSISTLRVMMEQFQCGNKICEEIEMNKIQWSSLFEPYLFFEAYKNYLQIDIIAADADDLLAWKGWVESRLRQLTLKIERDTNGMLQCHPYPSEFVHSSKRSPHCAFFMGLQRRQGVNGQEGQQFDIRKTVDEFRQDINMYMFWKPGMDVYVSHVRRRQLPAYVFPEGYKRPRTSRHQNPQTGKPGEDSAISQARSTEGHLKRKNDNEALDMMPGKPEKRVSISPQRLQSVSPDSSTDRSGETPLVRFCEGVALVCPTDGEVGSNAEGRSFGWQSDNGRGNLGNAMQVDHTVNVEFTLTSQDTMNQAGWRNGSEPTDLAAKAIPEQEFFDPCKISNSDERETHKFRSKDGNEDMLPASVEDADKGTSKRLMNSGRSILEFDGEQVKPCNQAAMLKKHAEGAIASNSSVRNLNCEGDMCVADPNSLMEHRCLNLSGELQNGLPEEIEVLHHYTCYVSSICAKEPDYFSV, translated from the exons CAAATGGCGGAAGAAGCCAATGCTGTAATCTTTACATTTGGATCTTACCGCTTGGGG GTACATGGTCCTGGAGCTGACATTGACACCTTGTGCATTGGGCCATCTTATGTGAATCGAGAG GAAGAtttcttcattattttgcaTGACATACTGGCTGAAATGGATGAAGTCACAGAGCTTCAACCAGTTCCAGATGCTCATGTCCCAGTTATGAAATTCAAATTTCAGGGAATATCAATCGATCTTCTTTATGCAAGTATCTCTCTTTTGGTTGTGCCTGAA GACCTCGACATATCCCATGGCTCTGTGCTGTATGACATCGATGAGCAAACTGTTCGAAGTCTAAATGGGTGCAGGGTTGCAGATCAAATTCTTAAACTTGTACCAAATATTGAG cattttcgaacaacactaAGATGTTTGAAGTTCTGGGCTAAAAGACGAGGTGTTTATTCCAAT gttactggtttccttggAGGGGTAAATTGGGCTCTATTAGTTGCACGTGTGTGCCAACTCTATCCCAATGCAATTCCTAGCATGCTAGTTGCTCGATTTTTCAGAGTGTATACACAATGGCGCTGGCCAAATCCTGTGATGCTGTGttcaattgaagaagatgaacttggTTTTCCTGTTTGGGATCCTCGTAAAAACCCTCGGGATCGTTTTCATCATATGCCAATAATAACTCCTGCATATCCATGTATGAATTCTAGCTATAATGTTTCTATAAGTACTCTTCGAGTAATGATGGAGCAATTTCAATGTGGTAACAAAATATGTGAG GAGATCGAGATGAACAAGATTCAGTGGAGTTCTCTGTTTGAGCCTTATCTTTTCTTTGAGGCATATAAAAACTACCTGCAAATTGACATTATTGCAGCAGATGCTGATGACTTGCTGGCATGGAAAGGCTGGGTGGAGTCTCGGCTTAGACAACTTACCTTGAAG ATAGAACGAGATACAAATGGAATGTTGCAGTGTCATCCTTATCCTAGTGAGTTTGTACACTCATCCAAGCGATCCCCACATTGTGCTTTCTTCATGGGCTTGCAGAGGAGACAAGGAGTAAATGGTCAAGAAGGCCAGCAATTTGATATACGAAAAACAGTTGATGAGTTTAGGCAAGACATAAACATGTACATGTTCTGGAAACCAGGAATGGATGTTTATGTTTCTCATGTTCGTAGGAGGCAACTTCCTGCATATGTTTTTCCTGAGGGTTATAAACGGCCTCGAACATCAAGACATCAAAACCCACAGACAGGGAAACCTGGTGAAGATTCTGCAATATCTCAGGCTAGGTCTACCGAGGGACATCTCAAGCGAAAAAATGATAATGAAGCATTAGATATGATGCCAGGTAAACCCGAGAAACGGGTTTCTATAAGCCCACAAAGGCTGCAATCTGTTTCTCCAGATAGTAGTACAGATAGGTCTGGTGAAACACCTCTGGTTCGTTTCTGTGAAGGTGTTGCATTGGTTTGTCCAACCGATGGAGAGGTTGGTAGCAATGCTGAGGGCAGGTCATTTGGATGGCAGTCAGACAATGGAAGAGGTAACTTGGGGAATGCTATGCAGGTCGATCACACTGTTAATGTTGAGTTCACCTTAACTTCACAAGACACAATGAATCAAGCTGGATGGAGGAATGGAAGCGAGCCTACTGATCTGGCAGCTAAGGCCATTCCTGAGCAGGAATTTTTTGATCCATGCAAAATATCAAATTCTGATGAGAGGGAGACACATAAATTCAGGAGCAAGGATGGAAATGAGGATATGCTGCCAGCTTCTGTAGAGGATGCAGATAAAGGAACTTCCAAGAGATTAATGAATTCAGGGAGATCTATTTTGGAGTTCGATGGAGAGCAAGTCAAACCTTGTAATCAGGCAGCGATGCTCAAAAAACATGCTGAAGGTGCTATAGCTTCAAATTCCAGTGTTCGGAACCTCAATTGCGAG GGTGATATGTGTGTTGCAGATCCGAATTCACTAATGGAGCATAGATGTTTAAATTTGAGTGGAGAATTGCAAAATGGCTTGCCAGAAGAAATAGAG GTTCTGCACCACTATACGTGCTATGTTTCCAGTATCTGTGCTAAAGAACCTGACTATTTTTCTGTCTAA
- the LOC136202784 gene encoding nuclear poly(A) polymerase 4 isoform X4, translated as MAGSPRSNGASPLPSQPTKSKSYGITKPISLSGPAELDLLRNAELEKFLVDSGLYESKEETMKREEVLGCIDQVHGPGADIDTLCIGPSYVNREEDFFIILHDILAEMDEVTELQPVPDAHVPVMKFKFQGISIDLLYASISLLVVPEDLDISHGSVLYDIDEQTVRSLNGCRVADQILKLVPNIEHFRTTLRCLKFWAKRRGVYSNVTGFLGGVNWALLVARVCQLYPNAIPSMLVARFFRVYTQWRWPNPVMLCSIEEDELGFPVWDPRKNPRDRFHHMPIITPAYPCMNSSYNVSISTLRVMMEQFQCGNKICEEIEMNKIQWSSLFEPYLFFEAYKNYLQIDIIAADADDLLAWKGWVESRLRQLTLKIERDTNGMLQCHPYPSEFVHSSKRSPHCAFFMGLQRRQGVNGQEGQQFDIRKTVDEFRQDINMYMFWKPGMDVYVSHVRRRQLPAYVFPEGYKRPRTSRHQNPQTGKPGEDSAISQARSTEGHLKRKNDNEALDMMPGKPEKRVSISPQRLQSVSPDSSTDRSGETPLVRFCEGVALVCPTDGEVGSNAEGRSFGWQSDNGRGNLGNAMQVDHTVNVEFTLTSQDTMNQAGWRNGSEPTDLAAKAIPEQEFFDPCKISNSDERETHKFRSKDGNEDMLPASVEDADKGTSKRLMNSGRSILEFDGEQVKPCNQAAMLKKHAEGAIASNSSVRNLNCEGDMCVADPNSLMEHRCLNLSGELQNGLPEEIEVLHHYTCYVSSICAKEPDYFSV; from the exons GTACATGGTCCTGGAGCTGACATTGACACCTTGTGCATTGGGCCATCTTATGTGAATCGAGAG GAAGAtttcttcattattttgcaTGACATACTGGCTGAAATGGATGAAGTCACAGAGCTTCAACCAGTTCCAGATGCTCATGTCCCAGTTATGAAATTCAAATTTCAGGGAATATCAATCGATCTTCTTTATGCAAGTATCTCTCTTTTGGTTGTGCCTGAA GACCTCGACATATCCCATGGCTCTGTGCTGTATGACATCGATGAGCAAACTGTTCGAAGTCTAAATGGGTGCAGGGTTGCAGATCAAATTCTTAAACTTGTACCAAATATTGAG cattttcgaacaacactaAGATGTTTGAAGTTCTGGGCTAAAAGACGAGGTGTTTATTCCAAT gttactggtttccttggAGGGGTAAATTGGGCTCTATTAGTTGCACGTGTGTGCCAACTCTATCCCAATGCAATTCCTAGCATGCTAGTTGCTCGATTTTTCAGAGTGTATACACAATGGCGCTGGCCAAATCCTGTGATGCTGTGttcaattgaagaagatgaacttggTTTTCCTGTTTGGGATCCTCGTAAAAACCCTCGGGATCGTTTTCATCATATGCCAATAATAACTCCTGCATATCCATGTATGAATTCTAGCTATAATGTTTCTATAAGTACTCTTCGAGTAATGATGGAGCAATTTCAATGTGGTAACAAAATATGTGAG GAGATCGAGATGAACAAGATTCAGTGGAGTTCTCTGTTTGAGCCTTATCTTTTCTTTGAGGCATATAAAAACTACCTGCAAATTGACATTATTGCAGCAGATGCTGATGACTTGCTGGCATGGAAAGGCTGGGTGGAGTCTCGGCTTAGACAACTTACCTTGAAG ATAGAACGAGATACAAATGGAATGTTGCAGTGTCATCCTTATCCTAGTGAGTTTGTACACTCATCCAAGCGATCCCCACATTGTGCTTTCTTCATGGGCTTGCAGAGGAGACAAGGAGTAAATGGTCAAGAAGGCCAGCAATTTGATATACGAAAAACAGTTGATGAGTTTAGGCAAGACATAAACATGTACATGTTCTGGAAACCAGGAATGGATGTTTATGTTTCTCATGTTCGTAGGAGGCAACTTCCTGCATATGTTTTTCCTGAGGGTTATAAACGGCCTCGAACATCAAGACATCAAAACCCACAGACAGGGAAACCTGGTGAAGATTCTGCAATATCTCAGGCTAGGTCTACCGAGGGACATCTCAAGCGAAAAAATGATAATGAAGCATTAGATATGATGCCAGGTAAACCCGAGAAACGGGTTTCTATAAGCCCACAAAGGCTGCAATCTGTTTCTCCAGATAGTAGTACAGATAGGTCTGGTGAAACACCTCTGGTTCGTTTCTGTGAAGGTGTTGCATTGGTTTGTCCAACCGATGGAGAGGTTGGTAGCAATGCTGAGGGCAGGTCATTTGGATGGCAGTCAGACAATGGAAGAGGTAACTTGGGGAATGCTATGCAGGTCGATCACACTGTTAATGTTGAGTTCACCTTAACTTCACAAGACACAATGAATCAAGCTGGATGGAGGAATGGAAGCGAGCCTACTGATCTGGCAGCTAAGGCCATTCCTGAGCAGGAATTTTTTGATCCATGCAAAATATCAAATTCTGATGAGAGGGAGACACATAAATTCAGGAGCAAGGATGGAAATGAGGATATGCTGCCAGCTTCTGTAGAGGATGCAGATAAAGGAACTTCCAAGAGATTAATGAATTCAGGGAGATCTATTTTGGAGTTCGATGGAGAGCAAGTCAAACCTTGTAATCAGGCAGCGATGCTCAAAAAACATGCTGAAGGTGCTATAGCTTCAAATTCCAGTGTTCGGAACCTCAATTGCGAG GGTGATATGTGTGTTGCAGATCCGAATTCACTAATGGAGCATAGATGTTTAAATTTGAGTGGAGAATTGCAAAATGGCTTGCCAGAAGAAATAGAG GTTCTGCACCACTATACGTGCTATGTTTCCAGTATCTGTGCTAAAGAACCTGACTATTTTTCTGTCTAA